The Sebaldella sp. S0638 sequence TCTTAAACTTAGAAGGATGTTTCTTTTCCAGATCCCAGAAGAATTCTTCGTATTCCTTGTCGCCGCTTCCGAGAATCACCAGCTGTACAGGATCTTTCAGCAGTTCTTCTACGCTGTGTCTTACGAGATCCATCCCTTTTCCTTCTACAAGTCTTGTAATCATAGATATTATAGGAGTTTCAGCAGACTCAGGCAGTTTCAGCTCCTGCTGGAGGAACATCTTATTCTTTGCCTTGTCTTTTCTGGTGTAGAGATTATAATTTACATATATACTGCTGTTTCTTTCAGGATTAAAGTAAATTACATCAATCCCGTTTAAAACACCGTATATTTTTTTTGATGTAGTCATATCTTCCAGACCTTCACTAAAGTAAGGGTATTTAATTTCTTCGGCATAAGTTTTACTTACAGTTGTGACTATATCAGCATATTCCATACCAATTCTCAGAAAATTCATGCTTTCACCTTCTACATCATAGCCTAATCTGTGAATTGATGTTTTGGAAAATTTACCCTGATACATTAAATTATGTATTGTAAATACTGTTTTCATATTAGTAAAAAATTCATCACTCAAAATATAACGTTTCTTCAAAAAGAACGGCAATAATCCTGTCTGCCAGTCATTGCAGTGTATTATATCAGCTTTAAGCTGTATTTTTCTTAAGAATTTTAGTACTATTTCACAAAACATACTAAACTGTACATCTTCATCATCGC is a genomic window containing:
- a CDS encoding glycogen synthase — translated: MNVVYVASEVFPFFKTGGLADVMYSLPRKMSRIGHDVSVIMPKYSQISQIYTRKMEHVISVEYSGKIFNIYKIVEGYVIYYFVENKELFERPQVYGCDDEDVQFSMFCEIVLKFLRKIQLKADIIHCNDWQTGLLPFFLKKRYILSDEFFTNMKTVFTIHNLMYQGKFSKTSIHRLGYDVEGESMNFLRIGMEYADIVTTVSKTYAEEIKYPYFSEGLEDMTTSKKIYGVLNGIDVIYFNPERNSSIYVNYNLYTRKDKAKNKMFLQQELKLPESAETPIISMITRLVEGKGMDLVRHSVEELLKDPVQLVILGSGDKEYEEFFWDLEKKHPSKFKIKLGYDPVLANKIYAGSDMFLMPSRYEPCGLSQMIAMKFGTIPIVRETGGLKDTVSSYNKYTGEGNGFTFANFNADDMLYTIRRAERYYFNDKGVWDKLIERNMNLDFSWIRSAREYEKLYWIAKGDKVLKADLVDR